A window of Microbacterium luteolum contains these coding sequences:
- a CDS encoding VOC family protein has translation MAIRLENVGIAVRDLEATISFFSDLGLTVLGRDEVSGEWADTAVGLDGNHAKIAVLQTPDGQGQIELFEYIHPDAIETEPTLPNEIGMHRIAFAVDDIDESLAIAARHGCHPLRGVADYQGVYKLTYLRGPSGILVMFAQDLTKS, from the coding sequence ATGGCTATCAGACTCGAGAACGTCGGCATCGCGGTGCGCGACTTGGAGGCGACGATCTCCTTCTTCTCCGACCTCGGGCTCACCGTGCTCGGACGCGATGAGGTGAGCGGCGAATGGGCGGACACGGCGGTGGGTCTCGACGGGAACCACGCCAAGATCGCGGTGCTCCAGACGCCCGACGGCCAGGGGCAGATCGAGCTCTTCGAGTACATCCACCCCGACGCGATCGAGACCGAACCCACACTCCCCAACGAGATCGGGATGCACCGCATCGCCTTCGCCGTCGACGACATCGACGAGTCGTTGGCGATCGCCGCGCGCCACGGCTGCCACCCGCTGCGCGGCGTCGCGGACTACCAGGGCGTCTACAAGCTCACGTACCTCCGCGGGCCCAGCGGCATCCTCGTGATGTTCGCGCAGGACCTCACGAAGAGCTGA
- the purL gene encoding phosphoribosylformylglycinamidine synthase subunit PurL: protein MTTAPAPVHKHVPDSVENATATPEKEQPYGALGLKDDEYARIKEILGRRPTSGELAMYSVMWSEHCSYKSSKNYLRRFGQKVSDEMKERLMVGMGQNAGVIDVGEGWAVTFKAESHNHPSFIEPFQGAATGVGGIVRDIISMGARPVAVMDALRFGAIDHPDTARVVHGVTSGISFYGNCLGLPNIGGETVFDSVYQANPLVNALAVGVLRHEDLKLANATGVGNKVVLFGARTGGDGIGGASILASDSFDSTGPTKRPAVQVGDPFAEKVLIECCLELYRGELVEAIQDLGAAGISCATSELAANGNSGMKVSLDNVLLRDPTLTAEEILMSESQERMMAIVAPEKLDAFLAVVNKWEVETSVLGEVTGDGRLIIDWQGERIVDVDPSTVAVDGPVYDRPVAYPTWIDALQADAAEKLPRSNEPDVLRQQFLDLVASPNLADTSWITNQYDYYVLGNTALSFPDDAGMIRVDEESGLGFAISTDANGRYCQLDPYAGAQLALAEAYRNVAVTGAVPTAITDCLNFGSPENPEVMWQFGQTVDGLADGCYELGTPVTGGNVSFYNQTGDVPIHPTPLVGVLGIIDDVSRRIPSGWQDIGQNIYLLGTTSTELSGSAWADVVHQHLGGLPPKVDLAGEKRLAGLLSAARDEWLISSAHDLSEGGLGQALAEGVSRFGVGARVWLNEIIERDGVDAASALFSESTGRVIVTVPREDDVKFRGLCEGRNYPVLRVGVTDSEPQLEVQDVFTVSVAELRERSNATLPSYFGPTVTEPTDA, encoded by the coding sequence GTGACCACCGCCCCTGCACCTGTCCACAAGCACGTCCCCGACTCCGTCGAGAACGCGACCGCGACGCCCGAGAAGGAGCAGCCGTACGGCGCCCTCGGCCTCAAGGACGACGAGTACGCGCGCATCAAGGAGATCCTCGGCCGCCGCCCCACCTCGGGCGAGCTGGCGATGTACTCCGTCATGTGGTCGGAGCACTGCTCCTACAAGTCGTCGAAGAACTACCTGCGCCGCTTCGGCCAGAAGGTCTCCGACGAGATGAAGGAACGCCTCATGGTCGGCATGGGCCAGAATGCGGGCGTCATCGACGTCGGCGAGGGCTGGGCCGTCACCTTCAAGGCCGAGTCGCACAACCACCCCAGCTTCATCGAGCCGTTCCAGGGTGCGGCGACCGGCGTCGGCGGCATCGTCCGCGACATCATCTCGATGGGCGCTCGCCCCGTCGCGGTCATGGACGCCCTGCGCTTCGGCGCGATCGACCACCCCGACACCGCCCGCGTCGTGCACGGTGTGACGAGCGGCATCAGCTTCTACGGCAACTGCCTCGGCCTGCCGAACATCGGCGGCGAGACCGTCTTCGACTCCGTCTACCAGGCGAACCCGCTCGTGAACGCGCTCGCGGTGGGCGTGCTGCGCCACGAAGACCTCAAGCTCGCCAACGCGACCGGGGTCGGCAACAAGGTCGTGCTCTTCGGAGCGCGCACGGGCGGCGACGGCATCGGCGGCGCCAGCATCCTGGCATCCGATTCCTTCGACTCGACCGGCCCGACCAAGCGCCCCGCCGTGCAGGTCGGCGACCCCTTCGCCGAGAAGGTGCTCATCGAGTGCTGCCTCGAGCTGTATCGCGGCGAGCTCGTCGAGGCGATCCAGGACCTCGGTGCCGCCGGCATCTCCTGCGCGACCAGCGAGCTCGCGGCCAACGGCAACAGCGGCATGAAGGTCTCGCTCGACAACGTGCTGCTGCGCGACCCCACGCTGACGGCTGAGGAGATCCTCATGTCGGAATCGCAGGAGCGCATGATGGCGATCGTGGCTCCCGAGAAGCTCGACGCGTTCCTGGCCGTCGTGAACAAGTGGGAGGTCGAGACCTCCGTGCTCGGCGAGGTCACCGGCGACGGACGCCTCATCATCGACTGGCAGGGCGAGCGCATCGTCGACGTCGACCCCTCGACCGTCGCGGTCGACGGCCCGGTCTACGACCGCCCGGTCGCATACCCGACGTGGATCGACGCGCTGCAGGCGGATGCCGCCGAGAAGCTGCCCCGCTCCAACGAGCCCGACGTGCTGCGCCAGCAGTTCCTCGACCTGGTCGCCTCGCCGAACCTGGCCGACACGAGCTGGATCACCAACCAGTACGACTACTACGTGCTCGGCAACACCGCGCTGAGCTTCCCCGACGACGCCGGCATGATCCGCGTCGACGAGGAGTCCGGCCTCGGCTTCGCGATCTCCACCGACGCCAACGGCCGCTACTGCCAGCTCGACCCCTACGCGGGTGCGCAGCTCGCCCTGGCCGAGGCGTACCGCAACGTCGCCGTCACGGGTGCTGTGCCCACCGCGATCACCGACTGCCTGAACTTCGGCTCCCCCGAGAACCCCGAGGTCATGTGGCAGTTCGGGCAGACGGTCGACGGCCTGGCCGACGGATGCTACGAACTGGGCACCCCGGTCACCGGCGGCAACGTCTCGTTCTACAACCAGACGGGTGACGTGCCGATCCACCCGACCCCGCTCGTCGGCGTGCTCGGCATCATCGACGACGTCTCGCGCCGCATCCCCTCGGGATGGCAGGACATCGGCCAGAACATCTATCTGCTCGGCACCACCTCCACCGAGCTCTCCGGCTCGGCGTGGGCCGACGTCGTGCACCAGCACCTCGGCGGACTGCCCCCCAAGGTCGACCTCGCGGGCGAGAAGCGCCTCGCGGGTCTGCTCTCGGCGGCACGCGACGAGTGGCTGATCTCCTCGGCGCACGACCTGTCCGAGGGCGGCCTGGGCCAGGCACTCGCCGAGGGCGTCTCGCGCTTCGGCGTCGGGGCCCGCGTGTGGCTGAACGAGATCATCGAGCGCGACGGCGTGGATGCGGCATCCGCTCTGTTCTCGGAGTCGACCGGTCGCGTCATCGTGACCGTGCCGCGCGAGGACGACGTGAAGTTCCGCGGCCTGTGCGAGGGTCGCAACTACCCGGTGCTGCGCGTCGGCGTGACCGACAGCGAACCGCAGCTCGAGGTGCAGGACGTCTTCACGGTCTCGGTCGCCGAGCTGCGCGAGCGCTCGAACGCCACCCTGCCGTCGTACTTCGGCCCGACCGTCACGGAGCCGACCGACGCATGA
- a CDS encoding CPBP family intramembrane glutamic endopeptidase: protein MVASRHDPRRGSLAAIPAGLEYQQVLAATRPSWWRGVLAIVLILIGLFGIGIVLQTVGAIANDALGLLKAGEVGFTPISHLSGLLGVALLIPWSMLVQRWAFGVSMRSLFSVAGRLRMDVIGRALVLLAPIYAVLLIFVTLDRATGTWSRLDLLLMVAITIVVAPLQSAAEEFGFRGVVFRAAASWGRRPVTRLIIGIVVSAIAFAAVHGAGDVWLIQYYLALGVSWAVITWRTGGLEVSIVAHAVNNTIAFIYLIVLHDDFGASFDRSAGSTGPVMLLPTVVTLAVGAVVWIITRRRGPAVTPAAAVEGSQLR from the coding sequence ATGGTCGCGTCGAGACACGACCCACGCCGCGGTTCGCTGGCCGCGATTCCCGCCGGCCTCGAATACCAGCAGGTACTCGCGGCGACGCGCCCGTCCTGGTGGCGCGGCGTCCTCGCCATCGTCCTGATCCTCATCGGCCTGTTCGGAATCGGAATCGTCCTGCAGACGGTCGGGGCGATCGCGAACGACGCGCTCGGGCTGCTGAAGGCCGGCGAAGTCGGCTTCACCCCGATCTCGCACCTGTCCGGGCTGCTCGGCGTCGCCCTCCTCATCCCGTGGAGCATGCTCGTGCAGCGCTGGGCGTTCGGCGTCTCGATGCGTTCGCTGTTCTCGGTGGCCGGCCGCCTCCGCATGGACGTGATCGGCCGCGCCCTGGTGCTCCTCGCGCCGATCTACGCCGTGCTCCTGATCTTCGTGACGCTCGATCGCGCCACGGGTACCTGGTCGCGTCTCGATCTGCTTCTGATGGTCGCGATCACGATCGTGGTCGCACCTCTGCAGTCTGCCGCCGAGGAGTTCGGCTTCCGCGGCGTGGTCTTCCGCGCCGCAGCGAGCTGGGGTCGCCGCCCGGTGACGCGCCTGATCATCGGAATCGTGGTGTCGGCCATCGCCTTCGCCGCGGTGCACGGTGCCGGAGATGTCTGGCTGATCCAGTACTACCTCGCGCTCGGGGTGAGCTGGGCCGTGATCACCTGGCGCACGGGCGGCCTCGAGGTCTCGATCGTCGCGCACGCCGTGAACAACACGATCGCGTTCATCTATCTCATCGTGCTGCACGACGACTTCGGTGCGAGCTTCGATCGATCGGCAGGTTCCACCGGTCCGGTCATGCTCCTGCCGACGGTCGTGACGCTCGCCGTGGGAGCCGTCGTGTGGATCATCACGCGACGCCGTGGGCCGGCCGTGACGCCCGCAGCGGCGGTCGAAGGGAGTCAGCTCCGATGA
- a CDS encoding PrsW family intramembrane metalloprotease → MTTPHSSRRIPWNRVWPPAALFALILTNTWSLSQIGPVGFVVGLGPAVVLAVVTGGTFLWLDRWERERPSLLLSAFVWGASFAGLGAIVFQAGFEKLAIALAGPAFQEWASALIVTPITEEVLKGLFLIWLFRFHRQRIRGLLNGIVFGGLAGAGFAFSENIFYFGRAFVKFTAAPTDPAMMVEFIGTFVLRGFMAPFLHPFWVALFGLTIALSTRRPPGASRVLVASSGLVASLILHGVYDWAAIVGRTSDGFAVFKFFGVVILPLMIAMAVLAIVLRRREGRAIVRRLPLLAAEGRIAYEEASSLDSLHRRRRWRADHRRARGRTAAKLLGRYQAEVSALALMQERNDDASDVEAQRRELEIARQRMLIAAERGV, encoded by the coding sequence CAGATCGGACCCGTGGGCTTCGTCGTCGGCCTCGGTCCCGCGGTGGTCCTCGCCGTCGTCACGGGAGGAACATTCCTGTGGCTCGACCGCTGGGAGCGGGAACGGCCTTCCCTGTTGCTGTCCGCCTTCGTCTGGGGCGCGTCCTTCGCCGGACTCGGAGCGATCGTCTTCCAGGCGGGGTTCGAGAAGCTCGCGATCGCTCTCGCTGGACCTGCCTTCCAGGAGTGGGCCAGTGCGCTCATCGTGACCCCGATCACCGAGGAGGTGTTGAAGGGGCTGTTCCTGATCTGGCTGTTCCGCTTCCACCGCCAGCGCATCCGCGGACTGCTGAACGGCATCGTGTTCGGCGGGCTCGCGGGCGCCGGCTTCGCCTTCTCCGAGAACATCTTCTACTTCGGTCGGGCCTTCGTGAAGTTCACGGCAGCCCCGACCGACCCCGCGATGATGGTCGAGTTCATCGGCACCTTCGTGCTCCGCGGCTTCATGGCGCCGTTCCTGCATCCGTTCTGGGTCGCATTGTTCGGACTCACGATCGCGCTGTCGACCCGCCGGCCTCCCGGCGCCTCCCGGGTGCTCGTCGCGTCATCCGGACTCGTCGCCTCGCTGATCCTTCATGGTGTGTACGACTGGGCCGCCATCGTCGGGCGCACCTCCGACGGGTTCGCCGTCTTCAAATTCTTCGGTGTCGTGATCCTGCCGCTGATGATCGCCATGGCAGTCCTCGCGATCGTGCTGCGTCGTCGGGAAGGTCGGGCGATCGTACGCCGACTGCCGCTGCTCGCCGCCGAAGGACGGATCGCCTACGAAGAGGCATCGAGCCTCGACAGTCTGCACCGGCGTCGTCGGTGGCGCGCTGATCACCGTCGCGCCCGAGGCCGCACGGCGGCGAAGCTGCTCGGGCGATACCAGGCCGAGGTCAGCGCTCTCGCGCTGATGCAGGAGCGGAATGACGACGCGAGCGACGTCGAGGCCCAGCGCAGAGAACTCGAGATCGCACGACAGCGGATGCTGATCGCTGCTGAGAGAGGAGTGTGA
- a CDS encoding tartrate dehydrogenase: MTTTHRIAVIAGDGIGTEVMPEGLRVLRAAASRFDISLEFTEFDFASATYWQQHGRMLPDDWFETLRGFDAIYFGAVGWPDVVPDHVSLWGSLIQFRRAFDQYVNLRPVRLMPGVVSPLAGREPGDIDFYVMRENTEGEYSSIGGRMFEGTDREFVLQETVMTRTGVDRVLRYAYDLAQRREAKHLTSATKSNGISISMPYWDERVAAVGADYPDVRQDQFHIDILTANFVLHPDWFDVVVASNLFGDILSDLGPACTGTIGIAPSANINPEGAFPSLFEPVHGSAPDIAGRGIANPIGQIWCGAMMLEHLGHPDAGAAVLTAIEDVLARGADAAPFTPDLGGTATTVELGAAIAEAVAG, from the coding sequence ATGACGACCACCCACCGCATCGCCGTGATCGCCGGAGACGGCATCGGCACCGAGGTCATGCCTGAGGGGCTGCGCGTGCTGCGCGCCGCGGCATCCCGCTTCGACATCTCGCTCGAGTTCACCGAGTTCGACTTCGCGAGCGCGACGTACTGGCAGCAGCACGGGCGGATGCTGCCGGACGACTGGTTCGAGACGCTGCGCGGGTTCGACGCGATCTACTTCGGAGCGGTCGGCTGGCCCGACGTCGTGCCCGACCACGTGAGTCTGTGGGGGAGCCTCATCCAGTTCCGGCGGGCGTTCGACCAGTACGTGAACCTGCGGCCGGTGCGGCTGATGCCCGGCGTGGTCTCACCGCTCGCCGGTCGTGAGCCCGGCGACATCGACTTCTACGTCATGCGCGAGAACACCGAGGGAGAGTACTCCTCGATCGGCGGCCGGATGTTCGAGGGCACCGATCGCGAGTTCGTGTTGCAGGAGACCGTGATGACCCGCACCGGCGTCGACCGGGTGCTGCGCTACGCGTACGATCTGGCGCAGCGCCGCGAGGCCAAGCACTTGACGTCGGCGACCAAGAGCAACGGCATCTCGATCTCGATGCCCTACTGGGACGAGCGGGTCGCGGCCGTCGGCGCCGACTACCCCGACGTGCGGCAGGACCAGTTCCACATCGACATCCTCACCGCGAACTTCGTGCTGCACCCCGACTGGTTCGACGTGGTCGTGGCGAGCAACCTGTTCGGCGACATCCTCTCCGACCTGGGCCCGGCCTGCACCGGTACGATCGGCATCGCGCCCAGCGCCAACATCAACCCCGAGGGGGCGTTCCCCAGCCTGTTCGAGCCCGTGCACGGCTCGGCGCCCGACATCGCCGGCCGCGGCATCGCGAACCCGATCGGCCAGATCTGGTGCGGGGCCATGATGCTCGAGCACCTCGGACACCCGGATGCCGGAGCCGCCGTCCTCACCGCGATCGAGGACGTGCTCGCCCGAGGAGCGGATGCCGCGCCCTTCACCCCCGACCTCGGGGGCACGGCCACGACGGTCGAGCTCGGCGCCGCGATCGCGGAGGCCGTCGCGGGGTAG
- a CDS encoding helix-turn-helix transcriptional regulator, giving the protein MSGSSSRMLALLSLLQTPRDWPGHVLAERLEVSPRTVRRDVDRLRELGYRIGAIKGPDGGYRLAAGSELPPLLFDDDQAVAIAVALQSVASSGIDIEEAASRALATVRQVMPSRLRHRVDGIRFSGTESTTRVDPAVLEAVSAAVREKRMLRFDYGSSADRPARRTEPHAVVAREGRWYLIAWDLEVDDWRTFRLDRMQPRIPTGPTFTPRELPAKDAATYLAARSKGSVSEDRWPCVGEVIIRMPAREVAPFIGDGTLEELDEESCRITVGSWSWVGVVASVARFDAPFEVVGPEELREATGVLAGRFAAAVDDSSSS; this is encoded by the coding sequence ATGTCCGGAAGCTCCTCGCGCATGCTCGCACTCCTGTCGCTGCTGCAGACTCCGCGCGACTGGCCCGGCCACGTGCTCGCCGAGCGCCTCGAGGTGAGTCCGCGCACCGTGCGCCGCGACGTCGACCGGCTGCGGGAGCTCGGCTATCGCATCGGCGCGATCAAGGGACCGGATGGCGGCTACCGCCTCGCCGCCGGATCGGAGCTGCCACCTCTCCTGTTCGACGACGACCAGGCCGTGGCGATCGCGGTCGCCCTGCAGAGCGTCGCTTCGAGCGGCATCGACATCGAGGAGGCCGCGAGCCGGGCCCTCGCCACAGTCCGGCAGGTGATGCCGTCGCGGCTGCGGCACCGCGTGGACGGCATCCGCTTCTCGGGCACGGAGAGCACGACGAGGGTCGATCCGGCCGTGCTCGAGGCGGTGAGCGCTGCGGTGCGGGAGAAGCGGATGCTGCGCTTCGACTACGGCTCTTCTGCGGATCGGCCGGCCCGCCGGACCGAGCCGCATGCCGTCGTCGCCCGCGAGGGGCGGTGGTACCTGATCGCGTGGGACCTCGAGGTCGACGACTGGCGGACGTTCCGGCTCGACCGGATGCAGCCGCGCATCCCGACCGGTCCGACGTTCACGCCGCGCGAGTTGCCGGCGAAGGACGCCGCGACGTACCTCGCGGCGCGGTCGAAGGGTTCCGTCTCGGAGGACCGCTGGCCGTGCGTGGGAGAGGTGATCATCCGGATGCCGGCGCGGGAGGTCGCACCCTTCATCGGCGACGGCACGCTCGAGGAGCTCGACGAGGAGTCGTGCCGGATCACTGTGGGCTCGTGGTCCTGGGTCGGTGTGGTGGCCTCGGTCGCGCGCTTCGATGCACCGTTCGAGGTCGTCGGGCCGGAGGAGTTGCGAGAGGCCACGGGGGTGTTGGCAGGGCGCTTCGCCGCGGCCGTGGATGACTCCTCCTCCTCCTGA
- a CDS encoding type II toxin-antitoxin system ParD family antitoxin — protein sequence MATMNISLPDALKEFVETQVSERGYGNSSEFVRDLIRHEQSRSQLRAMIVDGMTSGRGSEVDEHYFERLRDRIRAAAPDA from the coding sequence ATGGCGACCATGAACATCTCCCTTCCCGATGCCCTGAAGGAATTCGTTGAGACGCAGGTGTCCGAACGGGGCTACGGCAACAGCAGTGAGTTCGTTCGCGATCTGATCCGCCATGAGCAATCGCGCTCGCAGCTGCGCGCGATGATCGTGGATGGGATGACATCGGGTCGAGGCTCCGAGGTCGACGAGCACTACTTCGAGCGCCTTCGCGACCGTATCCGAGCTGCCGCTCCGGACGCCTGA
- a CDS encoding type II toxin-antitoxin system RelE/ParE family toxin has protein sequence MTRRVVTTRRADEDIDLAVEYYVLAGEHAVAEAIVDALAAALKLLVGHPSIGSARWEALIGIPDLRTLPLRHHPYVLIHTDDPDAVRIHRFLHTSRDIPAELAATAASRISPPARIGALKYPPVTEIESTTDILDDLRRDRL, from the coding sequence ATGACGAGACGCGTCGTCACCACCCGACGAGCGGATGAAGACATCGATCTCGCGGTCGAGTACTACGTACTGGCCGGGGAACATGCGGTCGCTGAAGCGATCGTCGATGCACTCGCCGCCGCACTCAAGCTCCTTGTCGGGCATCCGTCCATCGGTTCCGCACGATGGGAGGCGCTCATCGGTATCCCTGACCTCCGAACCCTCCCCTTGCGACACCACCCCTATGTACTGATCCACACCGATGATCCGGATGCCGTCCGCATCCACCGATTCCTGCATACGAGCAGAGACATTCCGGCTGAGCTCGCCGCCACCGCTGCCAGCCGAATCTCGCCGCCTGCGCGCATCGGAGCCCTCAAGTACCCGCCGGTGACCGAGATCGAGTCGACCACCGACATCCTGGACGATCTCCGGCGAGACCGGCTCTGA
- a CDS encoding ABC transporter ATP-binding protein: MSTSLTVQNLVKEYKVGGGLFGRTRDVVQAVSDVSLSIDGGQTFGLVGESGCGKSSLGRSVARLQSSDGGSIRLDGDDITGVEGGRLRALRRRVQFVFQDPYASLNPRKSVRATLTEPLVIHGLHRGNHERRVEELLAQVGLNPAHADRFPHEFSGGQRQRLGIARALAVEPEVIVLDEPVSALDVSVQAGVLNLLDDLQRDLGLTYLFIAHDLSVVRHLSDRVGVMYLGKLVEEGPVDELYERPRHPYTQALLSAIPVPDPRAERARERIVLTGDVPSPVSPPSGCRFRTRCWKATEICAEVVPELEDHGGAHRVACHHPVELD, translated from the coding sequence ATGAGCACGAGCCTGACCGTGCAGAACCTCGTCAAGGAGTACAAGGTCGGCGGTGGTCTCTTCGGCCGGACCCGCGACGTCGTGCAGGCCGTGTCGGACGTCAGCCTCTCGATCGACGGCGGACAGACCTTCGGGCTGGTGGGCGAGAGCGGATGCGGCAAGTCCTCGCTCGGCCGCAGCGTCGCCCGACTGCAGTCCAGTGACGGCGGCTCGATCCGACTGGACGGCGACGACATCACCGGCGTCGAGGGCGGCCGGCTGCGGGCGCTGCGCCGGCGGGTGCAGTTCGTGTTCCAGGATCCGTACGCCTCGCTCAATCCGCGCAAGTCCGTGCGGGCGACGCTGACCGAACCCCTCGTGATCCACGGGCTGCATCGGGGGAACCACGAGCGCCGGGTCGAAGAGCTGCTCGCCCAGGTCGGGCTGAACCCCGCGCACGCCGACCGCTTCCCGCACGAGTTCTCCGGCGGTCAGCGGCAGCGGCTCGGCATCGCGCGGGCGCTCGCCGTGGAGCCCGAGGTCATCGTGCTCGATGAGCCGGTCAGTGCTCTCGATGTGAGCGTGCAGGCCGGGGTGCTCAATCTGCTCGACGACCTGCAGCGCGACCTCGGACTCACGTACCTGTTCATCGCGCACGACCTTTCCGTGGTGCGGCACCTGAGCGACCGCGTCGGAGTCATGTACCTCGGCAAGCTCGTCGAGGAAGGGCCCGTCGACGAACTGTACGAGCGGCCACGGCATCCGTACACCCAGGCGCTGCTGTCGGCGATCCCGGTACCCGATCCTCGGGCCGAGCGGGCGCGCGAGCGCATCGTGCTCACCGGCGATGTGCCGAGCCCCGTCTCGCCGCCCAGCGGATGTCGTTTCCGCACACGTTGCTGGAAGGCCACCGAGATCTGCGCCGAGGTGGTTCCCGAGCTCGAAGACCACGGTGGCGCGCATCGCGTCGCCTGCCATCACCCCGTCGAGCTCGACTGA
- a CDS encoding TraR/DksA family transcriptional regulator: protein MATDLRELLEDLRAQAVARVDATAATLDQLTHDREGSNDDDEHDPEGVTLSSEWSRLTGLAEAAASELRQVDEAIARMDAGTYGICANCGRPIPAGRLEVRPFAVHCVSCAEKLGR, encoded by the coding sequence ATGGCCACCGACCTGCGCGAACTCCTGGAAGACCTGCGCGCGCAGGCGGTCGCGCGCGTGGACGCCACGGCCGCGACCCTCGACCAGCTCACTCATGACCGGGAGGGGTCGAACGACGACGACGAACACGACCCCGAGGGGGTGACGCTGTCATCCGAATGGTCACGCCTGACCGGACTCGCGGAGGCAGCGGCATCCGAACTCCGACAGGTCGACGAGGCGATCGCGCGGATGGATGCCGGCACCTACGGCATCTGCGCGAACTGCGGTCGACCGATCCCCGCCGGCCGTCTCGAGGTGCGTCCGTTCGCCGTCCACTGTGTGAGCTGCGCCGAGAAGCTCGGTCGCTGA
- a CDS encoding cupin domain-containing protein: MREYIATPGRGPRLHRHPYAETFVIHHGRALFTVGEEQVVGVGGQILVVPSLVDHRFEVLSTAAPTRRPTCMRATASSRSGSSSSARTRRRRLRVASTSWLSDSRTSASRCATWRRRSPSSPTSGSPCSDAMR; encoded by the coding sequence ATGCGCGAGTACATCGCCACTCCGGGGCGCGGGCCGCGGCTGCACCGGCATCCGTACGCCGAGACGTTCGTGATCCACCACGGCCGGGCGCTGTTCACGGTCGGGGAGGAGCAGGTCGTGGGCGTGGGAGGGCAGATCCTCGTCGTCCCCTCGCTCGTCGACCATCGCTTCGAGGTTCTCTCGACGGCGGCACCTACGAGGCGACCCACGTGCATGCGAGCGACCGCTTCATCACGGAGTGGCTCGAGTAGCTCGGCCCGAACCCGACGTCGGCGCCTGCGAGTAGCATCCACCTCATGGCTATCAGACTCGAGAACGTCGGCATCGCGGTGCGCGACTTGGAGGCGACGATCTCCTTCTTCTCCGACCTCGGGCTCACCGTGCTCGGACGCGATGAGGTGA
- a CDS encoding VOC family protein, with protein sequence MTLTTTTHLNFRGTARHALDFYRSVFGGEVTLATYSDFGMPAGVPGADKVVFGRIESPAGIRLMAYDIPGQDDPDAAATAGSTRRENGTTVTDRTFFQSLQAESLDELTRYWDGLADGAVIVEPLAASAWSAGFGMLTDRFGVTWVLDVQE encoded by the coding sequence ATGACCCTCACGACCACCACGCACCTCAACTTCCGCGGGACCGCACGCCACGCGCTCGACTTCTACCGGTCGGTCTTCGGCGGCGAGGTCACGCTCGCGACCTACAGCGACTTCGGCATGCCGGCCGGCGTCCCCGGCGCCGACAAGGTCGTGTTCGGACGGATCGAGAGTCCCGCCGGCATCCGCCTGATGGCCTACGACATCCCCGGTCAGGACGACCCGGATGCCGCCGCCACCGCCGGCTCGACCCGCCGCGAGAACGGCACCACGGTCACCGATCGCACGTTCTTCCAGTCGCTGCAGGCGGAGTCGCTCGACGAACTCACGCGTTACTGGGATGGCCTCGCCGATGGCGCCGTGATCGTCGAGCCGCTCGCGGCCTCGGCATGGTCCGCCGGTTTCGGCATGCTGACCGACCGCTTCGGCGTGACCTGGGTGCTCGACGTGCAGGAGTGA
- a CDS encoding DUF2786 domain-containing protein has translation MTEAKLDLIAKLLAKAESTTPEEAEALTEHAERLMVKYGIEQARLDERRARSGQAGEEIVQERIIFTGVYARDMRELGTRVALALDTVRPLHADHAAGSLLYFVGYASDAQQARVLTASLEVQAMVAMRAWWAAQRESYRWCTEGDRRRARSGFIRGFAAGAAERIDDSRRRIIEEAASGTDLVLASRRDRVDAVIDRMATRRARGRQRADAGAYVHGHRSGREARTGERTVTPGSGGAR, from the coding sequence ATGACCGAAGCGAAGCTGGACCTGATCGCCAAGCTGCTGGCGAAGGCGGAGAGCACGACGCCCGAGGAGGCCGAGGCGCTCACCGAGCACGCCGAGCGGCTGATGGTGAAATATGGCATCGAGCAGGCGCGCCTCGACGAGCGCCGGGCGCGATCAGGACAGGCCGGCGAAGAGATCGTCCAGGAGCGGATCATCTTCACCGGCGTCTACGCGCGCGACATGCGTGAGCTCGGCACGCGGGTGGCGCTGGCGCTCGACACGGTGCGTCCGCTGCACGCCGACCATGCGGCCGGTTCGCTCCTGTACTTCGTGGGCTACGCGTCTGACGCGCAGCAGGCGCGCGTGCTCACCGCGAGCCTCGAGGTGCAGGCGATGGTGGCCATGCGGGCGTGGTGGGCCGCCCAGCGCGAGAGCTACCGGTGGTGCACGGAGGGAGACCGCCGGCGCGCGCGTAGCGGATTCATCCGTGGGTTCGCCGCCGGCGCGGCCGAGCGCATCGACGACAGCCGGCGCCGGATCATCGAGGAGGCCGCGAGCGGAACCGATCTCGTTCTGGCGTCGCGCCGCGACCGCGTGGACGCCGTGATCGACCGGATGGCGACGCGCAGAGCCCGTGGGCGTCAGAGGGCGGATGCCGGGGCCTACGTCCATGGGCACCGCTCGGGTCGCGAAGCGCGAACCGGTGAACGTACCGTGACCCCGGGCAGCGGCGGCGCGCGATGA